The Eremothecium gossypii ATCC 10895 chromosome IV, complete sequence genome contains a region encoding:
- the HOS3 gene encoding histone deacetylase (Syntenic homolog of Saccharomyces cerevisiae YPL116W (HOS3)), whose translation MAQPEPLQQFERQFEEFVKNNPNVLSAARSASRIPESAKAVIILSPLSLQHQFPRYWVSKSYKKSIVERPERLLASSLGIAAAITMYPALFTLKSSHHRQTSLLSPHVLRVHGNDWPKAILRLCKQSDDRIQKRQLEVPDEWNVGDIYLCRGTIDALQGSIGALESGVDSIFDGPSAASTPNRAFVALRPPGHHSHTSTPSGFCLLNNAHIAVEYAASRYGVTHAAILDFDLHHGDGTQDICWKRAGFKPDDEEDNAAEYDDFGKRFAEFPKVGYFSLHDINSFPTEQGYAHKTSIKDASVCIMDSHDVNIWNIHLTAYETEEEFNKLYQTKYRAIFAKADEFLRVSQKRMASEGKNYKGLIIISAGFDASEHEQLSMQRHGVHVPTSFYCAFTKDALKLAQMHTQGKLLSLLEGGYSDAALVSGVFSHLIGMQNQNWIPEWGSAQVIKEVCRGCRPNWKAYKTKRSRDVIRNWAEEVIKLGRSMIPEFQETFFADTATAEPPAARMTRSKHNEIIAKVDDSALALRSDTPSPPERKPLGATKATPHVRYASGTVQPLHTDSEDDDKDDYVYDEALNRTFNRTVEDITVDDISKHLETLEIIQEPVPSRQHQLVLDPEPQHDPAASANASSKYRVPQLEATQRARRMKSSKPPNIEDSDISMISHFSAADKRRTTQGSRNKW comes from the coding sequence ATGGCACAACCGGAACCGCTGCAGCAGTTCGAGCGCCAGTTCGAGGAATTTGTCAAGAATAACCCGAATGTGCTGTCGGCGGCTAGATCTGCGTCGCGCATCCCCGAGTCTGCGAAGGCAGTAATTATCCTTTCGCCGCTATCCCTGCAGCACCAATTCCCCAGGTACTGGGTCTCGAAAAGCTACAAGAAGTCCATAGTGGAGCGGCCCGAACGGCTGCTGGCGTCATCGCTGGGGATTGCCGCCGCGATCACGATGTATCCCGCGCTGTTCACACTCAAGTCTTCGCACCACCGCCAGACTTCCCTGCTCTCACCTCATGTACTCCGAGTGCATGGCAATGACTGGCCGAAAGCTATCCTCCGCTTATGCAAACAATCAGATGATAGAATCCAGAAACGGCAGCTGGAAGTTCCAGACGAGTGGAACGTGGGCGATATATACCTCTGTCGTGGGACGATAGACGCTCTGCAGGGGTCGATAGGCGCGCTTGAGTCCGGCGTTGACTCAATCTTTGACGGTCCATCCGCCGCCTCGACTCCCAACCGGGCATTTGTGGCATTGCGTCCCCCTGGGCATCACTCACATACTTCCACGCCATCTGGGTTTTGTCTGTTGAACAACGCACACATTGCGGTGGAGTACGCTGCCTCTAGGTACGGTGTTACGCACGCCGCCATCCTTGACTTCGACTTGCACCATGGAGATGGCACACAGGATATATGCTGGAAACGTGCAGGCTTCAAGCCCGACGATGAGGAGGATAACGCGGCGGAATACGACGACTTTGGAAAAAGGTTTGCTGAGTTCCCCAAGGTTGGATATTTCTCCCTGCACGACATCAATTCTTTCCCCACAGAGCAAGGTTATGCACACAAGACGAGTATCAAAGATGCCTCTGTCTGCATCATGGATTCGCACGATGTTAATATCTGGAATATTCATCTAACCGCGTATGAGACTGAGGAGGAATTCAACAAGCTCTACCAGACCAAGTATAGGGCCATCTTCGCCAAGGCAGACGAATTCTTAAGAGTTAGCCAAAAGCGCATGGCTTCAGAGGGAAAGAACTACAAGGGCCTCATAATTATCAGCGCCGGGTTCGACGCCTCCGAACACGAGCAGCTGTCCATGCAGCGCCATGGTGTCCATGTTCCAACCTCTTTTTACTGTGCTTTTACGAAAGACGCGCTAAAACTCGCTCAGATGCACACCCAGGGCAAACTCTTGTCACTACTGGAAGGCGGGTACTCCGACGCTGCGCTCGTCTCTGGCGTGTTCTCCCACTTGATTGGCATGCAGAATCAGAATTGGATACCAGAGTGGGGCTCAGCACAGGTAATAAAGGAAGTTTGCAGGGGTTGTAGGCCCAATTGGAAGGCGTACAAGACCAAGCGCTCGCGCGACGTTATCCGCAACTGGGCAGAGGAAGTCATCAAACTCGGCAGGAGCATGATACCGGAGTTCCAGGAGACCTTCTTTGCAGACACCGCAACAGCAGAAccgcccgcggcgcggaTGACTCGATCGAAACACAACGAAATAATCGCTAAGGTGGATGACTCGGCCCTCGCGCTGCGCTCCGATACCCCGTCGCCTCCTGAAAGAAAGCCTCTGGGGGCCACCAAAGCCACGCCGCATGTCAGATACGCGTCGGGCACTGTGCAGCCTCTCCACACGGACTCAGAGGACGACGACAAGGATGACTACGTCTACGACGAGGCCTTGAACAGGACCTTCAACAGGACCGTCGAGGACATCACAGTCGATGACATTTCAAAGCACCTCGAAACCCTGGAGATAATCCAGGAGCCGGTGCCGTCTCGCCAACACCAACTCGTCCTGGACCCCGAACCACAGCATGATCCGGCTGCCAGCGCCAACGCCAGCTCCAAGTACCGCGTCCCGCAGCTAGAAGCTACACAGCGGGCGAGGCGCATGAAGTCATCCAAGCCCCCCAACATTGAAGACAGCGATATTTCCATGATATCCCATTTCTCCGCGGCCGACAAGCGCCGTACTACTCAGGGCAGCCGCAATAAGTGGTGA
- the KTR1 gene encoding alpha-1,2-mannosyltransferase KTR1 (Syntenic homolog of Saccharomyces cerevisiae YOR099W (KTR1)) → MRINVRIAKILGAVGILLVTASVLIYGTGISYNPSMRTLHGSGNNKGNIYRTVTEQEVAPMKREKATFVTLARNSDLYTLLESIMSVEDRFNHKFKYDWVFLNDEEFTDTFKALTSALVSGNTYYGKVPKEHWSFPEWIDQDRAARVRQMMAEKNVIYGDSINYRFMCRYESGLFYRHELLQPYDYYWRVEPEVRFFCDVDYDVFRFMRDNNKKYGFTISIHEYPATIETLWEETRKFMEKHPEHVHPNNMMDFISDDNGLSYNMCHFWSNFEIGSLEFLRSKAYSDYFDSLDQAGGFFYERWGDAPVHSIAAALFLDRNEIHHFNDIGYFHPPFQQCPIDETFRKEHRCACNADKDFTWNSFSCGSKFYDVNKMKKPAGWYDYVSRNP, encoded by the coding sequence ATGAGGATTAACGTGCGCATAGCTAAGATACTTGGAGCGGTAGGTATTCTACTCGTCACCGCATCTGTGTTGATATATGGCACTGGAATAAGCTACAATCCCTCCATGCGGACGTTGCATGGGAGTGGCAACAACAAGGGTAACATATACCGGACGGTTACCGAGCAGGAAGTGGCGCCTATGAAGCGTGAAAAGGCGACATTTGTGACACTCGCCCGTAACAGTGACTTGTACACTTTGCTGGAGTCGATTATGAGCGTGGAGGACCGTTTCAACCACAAATTCAAGTACGATTGGGTATTTTTAAACGACGAAGAGTTCACGGACACCTTCAAAGCCTTGACCTCGGCGCTCGTCAGCGGTAACACCTATTACGGGAAGGTCCCCAAGGAGCATTGGTCCTTCCCGGAATGGATTGACCAGGACCGCGCAGCACGCGTGCGCCAGATGATGGCCGAAAAGAATGTCATCTACGGAGACTCAATAAACTACCGGTTCATGTGTCGATATGAGTCCGGGTTGTTTTACAGACATGAGCTATTGCAGCCTTATGACTACTACTGGCGTGTGGAGCCGGAAGTGCGCTTCTTCTGCGATGTGGACTACGACGTTTTCCGGTTCATGCGCGATAACAATAAGAAGTACGGCTTCACGATCTCGATCCATGAGTACCCTGCGACCATTGAAACTTTGTGGGAGGAGACCCGCAAGTTCATGGAGAAGCACCCCGAGCACGTTCACCCCAACAACATGATGGACTTCATATCCGACGACAACGGCCTGAGCTATAACATGTGCCACTTCTGGTCTAACTTTGAGATCGGCTCGTTGGAATTCTTGCGGAGCAAGGCATACTCGGATTACTTTGATTCCTTGGATCAGGCGGGTGGTTTCTTCTATGAGCGCTGGGGCGACGCACCGGTGCACTCCATTGCCGCTGCGCTCTTTTTGGACCGCAACGAGATCCACCACTTTAACGACATTGGCTACTTTCACCCTCCATTCCAGCAGTGTCCGATTGATGAGACTTTCCGGAAAGAACATCGCTGCGCGTGCAACGCAGACAAGGATTTCACTTGGAATTCCTTCTCTTGTGGATCGAAGTTCTACGATGTGAATAAAATGAAAAAGCCGGCTGGGTGGTACGATTACGTCTCGAGAAACCCTTAG
- the CRC1 gene encoding carnitine:acyl carnitine antiporter (Syntenic homolog of Saccharomyces cerevisiae YOR100C (CRC1)), producing MGCGVLAERRDHVPRSRDRMAEQESVVAIEEPSVHVGTPKSNALYENAKSLAAGAVGGVCAVLTGHPFDLLKVRCQSNQASGTVDAVRKILVEARAQSGLSAVNMMRGFYKGVIPPLLGVTPIFAVSFWGYDVGKKLVTWNDNSGKLTTAQLATAGFISAIPTTLVMAPTERVKVVLQTQSNHSLGSAAKHILATGGVRSLFRGSLATLARDGPGSALYFASYEATKAYLNARSGTNELSIKNVCLAGGMAGVSMWVGVFPIDTIKTELQSSNTRQTMMEATRKIYNTRGGIKGFFPGIGPALLRSFPANAATFLGVELTHSLFKKYNI from the coding sequence ATGGGATGTGGCGTTCTGGCGGAACGTAGAGACCATGTTCCACGATCAAGAGACCGGATGGCAGAGCAGGAGAGCGTCGTAGCTATTGAAGAACCCTCCGTGCACGTGGGGACACCCAAGTCTAATGCATTGTACGAGAACGCCAAGTcgctggcggcgggcgccGTGGGCGGAGTGTGCGCGGTGCTGACCGGGCATCCATTTGACCTTCTGAAGGTGCGCTGCCAGTCCAACCAGGCATCCGGCACGGTGGACGCCGTGCGCAAGATTCTGGTTgaggcgcgcgcgcagtCCGGGCTGTCGGCCGTGAACATGATGCGCGGTTTCTACAAGGGCGTGATTCCGCCGCTGTTGGGCGTGACACCCATCTTCGCGGTGAGCTTCTGGGGCTACGATGTGGGCAAGAAGTTGGTTACCTGGAACGACAACTCCGGCAAGCTGACGACGGCGCAGCTTGCGACCGCGGGCTTCATCTCGGCGATTCCCACGACGCTCGTGATGGCACCCACGGAGCGTGTCAAGGTTGTGTTACAGACACAGTCCAATCACTCACTGGGTAGTGCGGCTAAGCACATCCTAGCCACAGGTGGCGTACGGTCGCTGTTCAGGGGCTCCCTTGCCACTCTGGCACGTGACGGCCCCGGCAGCGCCCTGTACTTTGCATCTTACGAGGCAACCAAGGCATATCTCAATGCCCGTTCCGGCACCAACGAATTGAGCATCAAGAACGTCTGCCTCGCGGGTGGTATGGCCGGCGTCTCGATGTGGGTCGGTGTTTTCCCAATAGATACGATAAAGACTGAGCTGCAGTCGAGCAACACTCGGCAGACCATGATGGAGGCTACTCGTAAGATCTACAACACGCGTGGGGGGATTAAGGGCTTCTTCCCCGGCATCGGTCCGGCTTTGCTGCGTTCCTTCCCGGCCAACGCCGCTACCTTCTTGGGCGTGGAACTAACTCACTCCCTCTTTAAAAAGTACAACATCTGA
- the PHO23 gene encoding Pho23p (Syntenic homolog of Saccharomyces cerevisiae YNL097C (PHO23)), translated as MAQKAQKHAGVANCPTRSRCSTVAIKMSTPANLFPGLNDIVDVIEEFPLEVARYMTLLREIDAKCVHTVPELNAQIGRFLAGSRQPGSPQLQTINRLFQDLMPSLEEKMHVSSIAFETLDRLVARVELAYEVALKNQEIPDKLRLGNDNHPAMHLHHELMKKIESKQQSKSQQALRSESRREAMAAKKMHVDPPAPAPASYAPLPLPPAALAAKRRADLPPPARKRKKPRDDYSARPKTNEYGEALYCYCNQVAYGEMVGCDGENCQLEWFHLPCINLETLPKGKWYCDDCKR; from the coding sequence ATGGCTCAAAAAGCTCAAAAGCATGCAGGAGTCGCGAACTGTCCAACACGGTCGAGATGCTCCACTGTGGCAATTAAGATGAGCACGCCCGCCAACCTCTTTCCAGGTCTGAACGACATTGTGGATGTGATCGAGGAGTTTCCACTGGAGGTGGCGCGCTACAtgacgctgctgcgcgagaTAGACGCCAAGTGCGTGCACACGGTGCCGGAGCTTAACGCGCAGATAGGGCGCTTCCTGGCTGGCTCGCGGCAGCCGGGAAgcccgcagctgcagaccatCAACCGGCTCTTCCAGGACCTGATGCCGTCGCTGGAGGAGAAGATGCACGTCTCGTCCATTGCGTTCGAGACGCTCGACCGGCTCGTCGCGCGCGTCGAGCTCGCGTACGAGGTCGCGCTCAAGAACCAGGAGATCCCCGACAAGCTGCGCCTGGGCAACGACAACCACCCTGCCATGCACCTGCACCACGAGCTTATGAAGAAGATCGAGTCCAAGCAGCAGAGCAAGtcgcagcaggcgctgcgcTCCGAGTCCCGCCGCGAGGCGATGGCGGCCAAGAAAATGCACGTGGAcccgccggcgccggcgcctgcCTCCTACGCCCCGCTCCCGCTGCCCCCGGCCGCCCTGGCCGCCAAGCGCCGCGCAGACCTTcccccgcccgcgcgcaaGCGCAAGAAGCCCAGGGACGACTACTCCGCCCGCCCCAAGACCAACGAGTACGGCGAGGCCCTCTACTGCTACTGCAACCAGGTCGCCTACGGCGAGATGGTCGGCTGCGACGGCGAAAACTGCCAGCTCGAATGGTTCCACCTCCCCTGCATCAACCTCGAGACCCTACCGAAGGGGAAATGGTACTGCGATGACTGCAAGAGATAG
- a CDS encoding Ras family GTPase RAS2 (Syntenic homolog of Saccharomyces cerevisiae YOR101W (RAS1) and YNL098C (RAS2); 1-intron), giving the protein MAMIKNSIREYKLVVVGGGGVGKSALTIQLIQSHFVDEYDPTIEDSYRKQVVIDGQVSILDILDTAGQEEYSAMREQYMRTGEGFLLVYSVTSRTSFEELMTYYQQILRVKDVEYVPIFVVGNKSDLEGERQVSFEEGAELARHFNASFLETSAKQAINVEESFYGLARLVRDDGIHAGKRLESSPEDPANAAGAEPSAGYSKDDNALDPEAVQGTLANSSVGSRAPGAVDHKGETSAVSGSLRSSRAQQQSLNTDGVAAKKSTGCCVIL; this is encoded by the exons ATGGCAATGATTAAG AACAGTATCCGGGAGTACAAGCTGGTAGTTGTCGGTGGCGGCGGTGTCGGCAAGTCCGCGCTGACGATTCAGTTGATACAGTCGCACTTCGTGGACGAGTACGACCCAACAATCGAGGACTCGTACCGCAAGCAGGTTGTGATTGACGGGCAGGTGTCCATTTTGGACATCCTGGACACTGCGGGCCAGGAGGAATACTCTGCGATGCGCGAGCAGTACATGCGGACGGGAGAGGGCTTCCTGCTGGTGTACTCCGTGACGTCGCGGACGTCGTTCGAGGAGCTGATGACCTACTACCAGCAGATTCTTCGTGTGAAAGACGTTGAGTATGTGCCAATTTTCGTGGTGGGCAACAAGTCGGACCTCGAGGGGGAGCGCCAAGTTTCCTTCGAGGAAGGCGCAGAGCTGGCGCGCCATTTCAACGCGTCGTTCCTGGAGACCTCTGCGAAGCAGGCCATCAACGTCGAGGAGTCGTTCTACGGGTTAGCCCGGCTTGTGCGCGATGACGGCATACACGCAGGCAAGCGCCTGGAAAGCAGTCCTGAGGACCCCGCAAacgccgcgggcgcggagcCCAGCGCCGGCTACAGCAAAGACGACAACGCCCTGGACCCCGAGGCCGTACAGGGCACCTTGGCCAACTCTTCCGTGGGCAGCCGCGCGCCTGGCGCCGTTGACCACAAGGGCGAGACCTCCGCGGTCAGCGGCTCGCTGCGGTCCTcccgcgcgcagcagcagtcgCTGAACACCGACGGCGTCGCTGCCAAGAAGAGCACCGGCTGCTGCGTGATCCTTTGA
- the OST2 gene encoding dolichyl-diphosphooligosaccharide-protein glycotransferase (Syntenic homolog of Saccharomyces cerevisiae YOR103C (OST2)), producing MVRAVKKKVAGMQAAGPVVGNVLEQFREALQITWRAYSRDLKSDQRLLLIDTLCGGLVTIGLVQVLFIAVIRDTFPFNAFLAGFISCVGQFVLLISLRLQLREQFAGISSQRAFGEFVLASLVLHFICLHFIN from the coding sequence ATGGTGCGCGCGGTCAAGAAGAAGGTTGCAGGCATGCAGGCTGCCGGTCCTGTCGTGGGTAACGTGCTGGAGCAGTTCAGGGAGGCTCTGCAAATCACCTGGCGGGCGTACAGCAGGGATCTCAAGAGCGACcagcggctgctgctgatTGACACACTGTGCGGGGGGCTCGTTACTATCGGACTGGTGCAGGTACTGTTCATCGCGGTGATACGGGACACGTTTCCGTTCAACGCGTTTCTCGCGGGGTTCATCTCATGTGTGGGCCAGTTCGTGCTGTTGATTTcgctgcggctgcagctgcgcgagcagtTTGCGGGAATCTCGAGCCAGCGCGCATTTGGGGAGTTCGTGCTGGCCAGTCTCGTCCTGCACTTCATCTGCCTACATTTCATTAACTAG
- the OCA1 gene encoding putative tyrosine protein phosphatase OCA1 (Syntenic homolog of Saccharomyces cerevisiae YNL099C (OCA1)): protein MTDNCREDDDNLGTSGDNALSAPTQLLVTPPAPHQTIVPPLNFCPVERYLYRSGQPSTVNFPFLLNLNLRTIIWLANEEPQDALLAFCDMHDIRLRFAAINPEGGEDDNPWDGLTEHSIVSALQTIVHRDNYPLLVCCGMGRHRTGTVIGCLRRIMGWNLASVSEEYRRFTGSRGGRILVELLIEAFDTKSVTIDKANAPEWLATAVSASEASYVPATTYSIHEM from the coding sequence ATGACGGACAACTGCCGTGAAGACGACGACAACCTCGGCACGTCGGGCGACAACGCGCTCAGCGCGCCCACGCAGCTGCTGGTAACCCCTCCCGCGCCACACCAGACAATCGTGCCGCCGCTCAACTTCTGCCCCGTCGAGCGGTACTTATACCGCAGCGGGCAGCCGTCCACGGTCAACTTCCCCTTCTTGCTGAACCTCAATCTGCGAACCATCATCTGGCTCGCCAACGAGGAACCGCAGGACGCGCTGCTCGCGTTTTGCGACATGCACGACATCCGGCTGCGATTTGCAGCTATCAACCCCGAGGGTGGGGAGGACGACAACCCCTGGGACGGACTCACCGAACATTCCATCGTCAGCGCGCTGCAGACCATTGTGCACCGCGACAATTACCCGCTGCTGGTGTGCTGCGGCATGGGGCGTCACCGCACGGGCACCGTCATTGGCTGCCTTCGCCGCATCATGGGCTGGAACCTGGCTAGTGTTTCGGAGGAGTACCGCCGCTTCACCGGTtcgcgcggcggccgcatCCTTGTGGAGCTGCTTATAGAGGCCTTCGACACCAAGTCGGTGACTATCGACAAGGCCAATGCGCCCGAGTGGCTCGCTACTGCCGTCAGCGCCTCCGAAGCCTCTTATGTCCCTGCTACTACGTATTCTATACACGAAATGTAA
- the PIN2 gene encoding Pin2p (Syntenic homolog of Saccharomyces cerevisiae YOR104W (PIN2)), with translation MSDFAFCPSKLMRRSAFDSTKETLRSFKSWDTCMDNRVCKIVAIVGIVLASIVAIWIVGSLLRCFMRGVSGICDFLCWPCCCYRRHRQRRREEKQRAQVYAPPPQVVYQPVVTPEAARYYGKDEYYSERKKGFSSSSNESYDLEAQKAGGSRGRYGKRGAVHDEDVNQYEERLWGTQRKTPPAQRQAPYPVDSSASPYGHYNRI, from the coding sequence ATGAGCGACTTCGCATTCTGCCCCAGCAAGCTCATGCGGCGGTCCGCGTTCGATAGCACGAAGGAGACGCTGCGGAGCTTCAAGTCCTGGGATACATGTATGGATAACCGAGTTTGCAAGATTGTGGCTATAGTGGGCATTGTGTTAGCGTCAATTGTGGCTATCTGGATAGTGGGGTCGTTACTCCGGTGCTTTATGCGGGGCGTGAGCGGGATCTGCGACTTCTTGTGCTGGCCGTGCTGCTGCTATAGACGGCaccgccagcggcggcgcgagGAGAAGCAGCGTGCACAAGTATATGCTCCGCCGCCACAAGTGGTATACCAGCCCGTAGTAACGCCGGAGGCCGCGCGGTACTACGGCAAGGACGAGTACTACAGCGAGCGCAAGAAGGGCTTttcgagcagcagcaacgAGTCTTACGATCTCGAGGCGCAGAAGGCGGGGGGCAGTCGGGGCCGCTACGGCAAACGAGGGGCTGTGCACGACGAAGACGTCAACCAGTACGAGGAACGGCTGTGGGGAACTCAGCGTAAGacgccgccggcgcagcGTCAGGCACCATACCCCGTAGATTCGTCCGCAAGCCCGTATGGCCACTACAACCGTATCTGA
- the AQR1 gene encoding Aqr1p (Syntenic homolog of Saccharomyces cerevisiae YNL065W (AQR1), YIL121W (QDR2) and YIL120W (QDR1); Tandem gene duplication in Saccharomyces cerevisiae) — protein MLTRISSTDSSPRAKEDVPQLKLLKEADDGLVDSSSSSPEPDEKIGEACVSTSEISKIPHSMLRYSQKWMMVALLTSAGFWSSLGSPAVYPALRNLQREFGVSEDLVNIAVVVYLLFQGVAPTVCSGLADTYGRRPVILMGMLIFIVSSIGIACSNSFALVIALRCIQSSGISPIIAINSGVVGDFTLKSERGTFIGAVSGLTLLGQAFGSLIGASLTAAYNWRAVFWFMTIGCGVCFLANFLFLPETHRCIVGNLSLKPKRNINFSPVLLLPVIRRQFSLQHPHYSSLDDTVAGLDIVAALKIIACPEILLTLLPAGLQFSLWTLSLTSLSQALQSDPYNYPLTTVGLCYLPSGICGLLGSFLTGKLIDIWYRYFADRFQRRSANSSGPSAPFNVLEARIVAGLPQNFISVMAFIIFGWSIQGGWHISVPLVASGVGTFCVMSTLSTSSTLLIDLYPNRASTASSCYNFIRCTLSALFLAVFARMKASMTIGGTFTFLCSLIFVGNCALIFPMKYGMTWRDRRLRRAAEASCN, from the coding sequence ATGTTGACGAGGATTTCGAGCACAGATTCTTCGCCGAGGGCCAAGGAAGACGTTCCACAGCTGAAACTGTTGAAAGAGGCCGATGATGGACTGGTAGACAGTTCTTCCAGCTCCCCAGAGCCCGATGAGAAGATCGGGGAAGCATGTGTATCAACTTCTGAAATCAGCAAAATTCCGCACTCGATGCTTCGATACTCGCAGAAGTGGATGATGGTAGCCCTGCTGACATCAGCAGGATTTTGGTCATCGCTGGGCTCACCGGCGGTATATCCAGCGCTGCGAAACCTACAGAGGGAATTCGGGGTAAGCGAAGACTTGGTGAATATTGCAGTGGTTGTTTATTTGCTTTTCCAGGGGGTTGCACCGACCGTATGCAGTGGATTGGCGGACACGTACGGTCGGCGCCCGGTGATTTTGATGGGAATGCTAATATTCATTGTTTCCTCAATAGGCATCGCATGCTCGAACTCTTTCGCCTTGGTGATCGCGCTTCGCTGCATCCAAAGTTCCGGCATCTCCCCAATAATAGCTATCAACTCCGGGGTTGTCGGCGATTTTACACTAAAATCGGAGAGAGGAACGTTTATTGGCGCTGTCTCTGGGTTAACGCTACTAGGACAAGCATTTGGTTCCCTAATAGGAGCATCATTGACAGCAGCCTACAACTGGAGAGCAGTTTTTTGGTTCATGACTATCGGCTGTGGAGTATGCTTTCTGGCAAACTTCCTCTTCCTTCCGGAAACGCACCGTTGTATTGTTGGGAACCTCTCGCTGAAACCCAAAAGGAATATTAACTTCTCGCCTGTGTTACTGCTTCCTGTGATACGAAGACAATTCAGCTTACAGCATCCACATTATTCTAGCCTCGATGATACCGTGGCAGGCCTCGACATTGTCGCCGCCTTAAAAATCATTGCATGTCCCGAGATCCTGCTCACCCTATTACCAGCAGGACTGCAATTTTCTCTCTGGACTCTTTCCCTCACATCGCTATCGCAGGCCTTGCAGAGTGATCCGTATAACTATCCGCTCACGACTGTAGGCCTATGTTACTTGCCATCCGGAATCTGCGGCCTACTGGGATCTTTCCTGACTGGCAAGTTGATAGACATCTGGTATAGATACTTTGCCGATAGGTTTCAGCGCCGTAGCGCAAATTCTAGTGGCCCCAGCGCACCGTTTAATGTCCTTGAGGCCAGAATAGTGGCTGGATTGCCTCAGAATTTTATTTCGGTCATGGCTTTCATTATATTCGGCTGGTCCATTCAGGGCGGCTGGCACATCTCAGTCCCTTTGGTCGCATCCGGTGTTGGTACGTTCTGCGTTATGAGTACACTCAGCACTTCGAGTACGCTGCTCATTGACTTGTATCCGAATAGAGCTTCGACTGCCTCAAGTTGTTACAACTTTATTAGGTGCACGCTAAGTGCCTTATTCCTGGCAGTCTTTGCAAGAATGAAAGCGTCAATGACTATTGGTGGTACATTTACCTTTCTGTGCAGTCTAATATTTGTTGGTAATTGCGCTTTGATTTTCCCGATGAAATATGGAATGACTTGGCGTGATAGGCGGTTGCGGCGCGCAGCTGAAGCGTCCTGTAATTAA